From Kineosporia succinea, the proteins below share one genomic window:
- a CDS encoding sensor histidine kinase, whose amino-acid sequence MTVPTSPLPSGVRARPARRTFRRPTIGVRTRILATVLVLTALGMLGAGTSIVIMQRNALDDRVNSALSTEVQEFRDIAQPASGTPTDPSTGKAFTSVASLLRSAIQKQAPDRDETFLTMVDGRPQFVPSSERFVNLEEEPALVAAVAALRSDAPVELREIETRAGRIRYAAVPVSVEGSNTVGIYVVAQSLERNHQEITQIAQRFAVVSLASLVVVGLVGWVVAGRLLRPLRQLRTTADRISHTDLTERLEVTGKDDVSEIAATFNHMLDRLEHAFRAQQEFLDDAGHELKTPITIIRGHLELMAAHDPADVEETRALVLDELDRMARLVQDLILLAQSRRPDFVRREPVAVDELMTDALDKAVGLAVRDWRLDEQTSAWIDADPQRITQGLLQLAHNAVKYTTEDQVIAFGSRSTGDVVDLWVRDTGSGVSEEDAQRIFERFGRGGDSRRIEGSGLGLAIVGAIAAAHEGSVALTSPPGQPGAVFTLTLPRTPVPASATTIPIAQEVP is encoded by the coding sequence ATGACCGTCCCGACCTCGCCACTGCCGTCCGGCGTCCGAGCGCGTCCGGCGCGCCGGACGTTCCGACGTCCCACCATCGGCGTGCGCACCCGCATCCTCGCCACCGTGCTCGTGCTCACCGCACTGGGCATGCTGGGGGCCGGCACGAGCATCGTCATCATGCAGCGCAACGCCCTCGACGACCGGGTGAACTCGGCCCTGTCCACCGAGGTCCAGGAGTTCCGCGACATCGCCCAGCCCGCCTCCGGCACGCCCACCGACCCGAGCACCGGCAAGGCGTTCACGTCGGTGGCGTCCCTGCTGCGCTCGGCCATCCAGAAACAGGCCCCCGACCGCGACGAGACGTTCCTGACCATGGTGGACGGGCGTCCTCAGTTCGTCCCCAGCAGTGAGCGGTTCGTGAACCTCGAGGAGGAGCCCGCGCTCGTGGCCGCCGTGGCGGCCCTCCGGTCCGACGCCCCGGTCGAGCTACGCGAGATCGAGACCCGCGCCGGGCGCATCCGCTACGCCGCCGTGCCGGTCTCGGTCGAGGGCAGCAACACCGTCGGCATCTACGTGGTGGCCCAGAGCCTCGAGCGCAACCACCAGGAGATCACCCAGATCGCGCAGCGCTTCGCCGTGGTGTCCCTGGCCTCGCTGGTGGTCGTCGGACTGGTCGGCTGGGTGGTCGCGGGCCGGCTGCTGCGTCCCCTGCGCCAGCTGCGCACCACCGCCGACCGCATCTCGCACACCGACCTCACCGAGCGCCTCGAGGTCACCGGCAAAGACGACGTCAGCGAGATCGCGGCCACGTTCAACCACATGCTCGACCGGCTGGAGCACGCGTTCCGCGCCCAGCAGGAGTTCCTGGACGACGCCGGCCACGAGCTGAAGACCCCGATCACCATCATTCGCGGGCACCTGGAACTGATGGCCGCACACGACCCGGCCGACGTCGAGGAGACCCGCGCCCTGGTGCTGGACGAGCTCGACCGGATGGCCCGCCTGGTGCAGGACCTGATCCTGCTGGCCCAGTCGAGGCGTCCCGACTTCGTGCGCCGCGAGCCGGTGGCCGTCGACGAACTGATGACGGACGCACTCGACAAGGCGGTCGGCCTGGCCGTGCGGGACTGGCGGCTCGACGAGCAGACCAGTGCCTGGATCGACGCCGATCCTCAGCGCATCACGCAGGGCCTGCTCCAGCTCGCACACAACGCGGTCAAGTACACGACCGAGGACCAGGTCATCGCCTTCGGGAGCCGGTCGACGGGGGACGTGGTGGACCTGTGGGTGCGTGACACCGGTTCGGGGGTGTCCGAGGAGGACGCGCAGCGCATCTTCGAGCGGTTCGGTCGAGGGGGCGACTCCCGCCGGATCGAGGGATCCGGGCTGGGCCTGGCCATCGTCGGCGCGATCGCCGCCGCTCACGAGGGCAGCGTCGCCCTCACCTCACCGCCCGGGCAACCGGGTGCCGTCTTCACCCTGACTCTCCCCCGGACGCCCGTTCCCGCGTCCGCGACAACGATCCCCATCGCACAGGAGGTGCCGTGA
- a CDS encoding response regulator transcription factor, translated as MNRILVAEDEDRIASFVSKGLRAAGFTPTVVADGVSALDYACTGEFDLLVLDIGLPGLDGFEVLKRLRAERSTMPVIILTARQSITDTVAGLEGGADDYMSKPFRFEELLARIRLRLREDPREPELTVLTHGGLALDLRSRRAAVEGRTVELSAREFALAETFIRHPGQVLSREQLLSHVWGYDFDPGSNVVDVYVRYLRKKLGAQWFETVRGMGYRLVEVV; from the coding sequence GTGAACCGGATCCTGGTGGCCGAGGACGAGGACCGCATCGCCTCGTTCGTCTCGAAGGGCCTGCGCGCCGCCGGTTTCACCCCGACGGTGGTCGCGGACGGCGTCAGCGCCCTGGACTACGCCTGCACCGGCGAGTTCGACCTGCTGGTGCTCGACATCGGGCTGCCCGGCCTGGACGGGTTCGAGGTGCTGAAGCGCCTGCGGGCCGAACGCAGCACGATGCCGGTGATCATCCTGACCGCCCGGCAGTCGATCACCGACACGGTGGCGGGACTGGAGGGAGGGGCCGACGACTACATGTCCAAGCCCTTCCGTTTCGAGGAGCTGCTCGCCCGCATCCGGCTGCGGCTGCGCGAGGACCCGCGCGAACCGGAGCTCACGGTGCTGACCCACGGCGGTCTCGCCCTCGATCTGCGCAGCCGCCGGGCCGCCGTCGAGGGTAGGACAGTTGAATTGTCCGCACGGGAGTTCGCGCTCGCGGAGACGTTCATCCGACATCCTGGACAGGTGCTGAGCCGCGAGCAGTTGCTCAGCCACGTGTGGGGTTACGATTTCGACCCGGGCTCCAACGTGGTCGACGTCTATGTCCGTTACCTGCGCAAAAAGCTTGGTGCGCAATGGTTCGAGACCGTTCGAGGGATGGGTTACCGACTCGTCGAGGTGGTTTGA
- a CDS encoding aminoglycoside phosphotransferase family protein has translation MALDMLTGPDAGELLEAALSTAGGHLEHWRVTQVDHRGEVTTVAYQATVQWPSGRTDDVLGASSLAPDDDPPSVPGTLTLSDGQNRVCVWRLPDDPGLPGLTTAMRPRALTALLRSFGIDASGLRTEVVSYRPKRRAVIRVSAAGGVLYAKVLPPGEVEALHRRHEMLYNAGVPVPHSLGWTDDGLLVLENLPGTPLRRRLMTEGPDLTAGLPDPHDVLSVLDRFPVGVLGLNRRRPWSRRAPQYAELIGRSLPAEAERARQLSRVVAGGLKDADPGSDPTHGDFYEAQMMVDEKGVVVGLLDVDTVGPGSRADDLATALAHCEALALSSTRHAARSQAMSRLWHPVFATRTDPAQLRLRTAGVLMSLATGPHRVQRPNWEAATSRLLDRIEDVLEGRPSA, from the coding sequence ATGGCGCTGGACATGCTCACCGGGCCCGATGCGGGCGAACTGCTCGAGGCGGCGCTCTCCACCGCGGGCGGTCATCTCGAGCACTGGCGCGTCACCCAGGTCGATCACCGGGGCGAGGTCACCACGGTCGCCTACCAGGCCACGGTCCAGTGGCCGTCAGGGCGCACCGACGACGTGCTCGGCGCCTCCTCTCTCGCCCCGGACGACGACCCGCCCTCCGTACCAGGCACTCTCACCCTGTCCGACGGCCAGAACCGGGTCTGTGTCTGGCGTCTGCCCGACGACCCGGGCCTGCCCGGCCTGACCACCGCCATGCGTCCCCGCGCCCTCACCGCTCTGCTGCGCTCGTTCGGCATCGACGCCTCCGGCCTGCGCACCGAGGTGGTGTCGTACCGGCCGAAACGCCGCGCGGTGATCCGGGTGAGCGCGGCCGGGGGTGTGCTCTACGCCAAGGTGCTGCCGCCCGGCGAGGTCGAGGCGCTGCACCGGCGTCACGAGATGCTCTACAACGCAGGTGTTCCCGTGCCGCACAGCCTGGGCTGGACCGACGACGGGCTGCTCGTGCTGGAGAACCTGCCGGGCACCCCGCTGCGCCGCCGCCTGATGACCGAGGGGCCCGACCTGACTGCCGGGCTGCCCGATCCGCACGACGTGCTCTCGGTGCTCGACCGTTTCCCGGTCGGGGTGCTCGGCCTGAACCGGCGGCGCCCCTGGAGCCGGCGCGCCCCGCAGTACGCCGAGCTGATCGGCCGCTCGCTGCCCGCCGAGGCCGAGCGGGCGCGGCAGCTCTCACGGGTGGTGGCCGGCGGGCTGAAAGACGCCGATCCGGGCAGCGACCCGACCCACGGCGACTTCTACGAGGCGCAGATGATGGTCGACGAGAAGGGCGTCGTCGTCGGGCTTCTCGACGTCGACACGGTGGGTCCCGGTTCCCGCGCCGACGACCTGGCCACCGCCCTGGCGCACTGCGAGGCACTGGCCCTGAGCTCGACCCGGCACGCCGCCCGTTCGCAGGCCATGTCCCGGCTCTGGCACCCGGTCTTCGCCACCCGCACCGATCCGGCGCAGCTGCGCCTGCGCACCGCCGGGGTGCTGATGAGCCTGGCCACCGGCCCGCACCGGGTGCAGCGGCCGAACTGGGAGGCCGCCACGAGCCGCCTGCTCGACCGCATCGAAGACGTGCTCGAGGGCCGCCCGAGCGCATGA
- the pgm gene encoding phosphoglucomutase (alpha-D-glucose-1,6-bisphosphate-dependent), with protein MSHDRAGQPAKPEDLIDVAHVVTSYYTVQPDPSEVSQRVSFGTSGHRGTSLNGSFNEAHIVATTQAIVDYRTGQGITGPLFIGRDTHALSEPAWASALEVLAANGVQTLIDDRDGYTPTPAVSHAILTYNRGRTDDTRADGIVVTPSHNPPQDGGFKYNPPHGGPADTDATGWIANRANELLAAKLAGVKRIPFEKALKAETTGRYDFLGTYVDDLPSILDLDAIREHGLHIGADPLGGAAVAYWGEIAQRHRLNLEVVNPLVDATFRFMTLDWDGKIRMDCSSPSAMASLIGAKDRYDIATGNDADSDRHGIVTPDGGLMNPNHYLAVAINYLFQSRTGWSPQAGIGKTLVSSSMIDRVAADLGRRLVEVPVGFKWFVPGLLDGSVGFGGEESAGASFLRHDGSVWSTDKDGILLALLGSEITVKTGRTPSRLYADLVEKHGDPVYARIDAPASREQKAVLAKLSPEQVTATELAGEPITATLTAAPGNGAAIGGLKVSTESAWFAARPSGTEDVYKIYAESYRGPEHLAQVQQAAKDLVSAVL; from the coding sequence ATGTCACACGACCGGGCCGGCCAGCCGGCGAAACCGGAAGATCTCATCGACGTCGCCCACGTCGTGACCAGCTACTACACCGTGCAGCCCGACCCGTCCGAGGTCAGCCAGCGAGTCTCCTTCGGTACCAGCGGACACCGCGGCACCAGCCTCAACGGCTCGTTCAACGAGGCGCACATCGTCGCCACCACGCAGGCGATCGTCGACTACCGCACCGGCCAGGGCATCACCGGCCCGCTGTTCATCGGCCGCGACACGCACGCCCTGTCCGAGCCGGCCTGGGCCAGCGCGCTCGAGGTGCTCGCCGCCAACGGCGTGCAGACGCTGATCGACGACCGCGACGGCTACACGCCGACCCCGGCGGTGTCACACGCGATCCTGACCTACAACAGGGGCCGCACCGACGACACGAGGGCCGACGGCATCGTCGTCACCCCGTCCCACAACCCTCCGCAGGACGGCGGTTTCAAGTACAACCCGCCGCACGGCGGCCCCGCCGACACCGACGCCACCGGCTGGATCGCGAACCGCGCCAACGAGCTGCTGGCCGCGAAACTGGCCGGGGTGAAGCGAATTCCGTTCGAGAAGGCCCTGAAGGCCGAGACCACGGGCCGCTACGACTTCCTCGGCACCTACGTCGACGACCTGCCGAGCATCCTCGACCTCGACGCGATCCGCGAGCACGGCCTGCACATCGGCGCCGACCCGCTCGGTGGTGCCGCGGTGGCCTACTGGGGCGAGATCGCGCAGCGCCACCGGCTCAACCTCGAGGTCGTCAACCCGCTGGTCGACGCCACGTTCCGGTTCATGACGCTCGACTGGGACGGCAAGATCCGCATGGACTGCTCGTCCCCTTCCGCGATGGCCTCGCTGATCGGCGCGAAAGACCGCTACGACATCGCGACCGGCAACGACGCGGACTCCGACCGCCACGGCATCGTCACGCCCGACGGCGGGCTGATGAACCCGAACCACTATCTGGCCGTCGCGATCAACTACCTCTTCCAGTCACGGACGGGGTGGTCGCCCCAGGCGGGTATCGGCAAGACCCTGGTGTCGTCGTCGATGATCGACCGGGTCGCCGCCGACCTGGGCCGCAGGCTGGTCGAGGTCCCGGTGGGCTTCAAGTGGTTCGTGCCCGGCCTGCTCGACGGCTCGGTCGGGTTCGGGGGCGAGGAGTCGGCCGGCGCGTCGTTCCTGCGCCACGACGGCTCGGTCTGGAGCACCGACAAGGACGGCATCCTGCTGGCCCTGCTGGGCAGCGAGATCACCGTGAAGACGGGCCGGACACCGAGCCGCCTGTACGCCGACCTGGTCGAGAAGCACGGTGACCCGGTGTACGCGCGCATCGACGCCCCGGCGAGCCGGGAACAGAAAGCCGTTCTAGCGAAGTTGTCGCCCGAGCAGGTCACCGCCACCGAGCTGGCCGGCGAACCGATCACGGCCACGCTCACCGCGGCGCCCGGCAACGGCGCGGCGATCGGCGGGCTCAAGGTCAGCACGGAGAGTGCGTGGTTCGCCGCGCGCCCGTCCGGTACGGAGGACGTGTACAAGATCTACGCCGAGTCCTACCGGGGCCCTGAGCACCTCGCCCAGGTGCAGCAGGCCGCGAAGGATTTGGTGTCCGCCGTCCTGTAA
- a CDS encoding FAD-binding oxidoreductase: MRGAQAHRVAVDRLLASYRAIPAGQRVRLAKRTSNLFRSRAEGRGSGVAGLDVSGLDGVISIDTQARTADVQAMCTYETLVAATLPYGLMPTVVPQLKTITLGGAVTGLGIESSSFRDGLPHEAVLELDILTGDGNLVTARPEGEHADLYRGFPNSYGTLGYATRLRIELVPVQAAVALRHVRFGDLDELAAAIGTISTAREWEGTEVDFLDGVVFSATEAYLTLGTWTDDLSDLSDYTGQHTYYRSIQYRSTDKLTIHDYLWRWDSDWFWCSSAFGAQNPAVRKYWPAKYRRSDVYHRLVGLDAKYGFVAKVDAWRGKPARERVIQDVELPVTRTAEFLRWYLDHVPMTPVWLCPLRLRESGPAGTPTAGSKPWTLYPLRAGETYVNAGFWGTVAIEPGRADGDKNREIEDAVAQFGGHKSLYSDAYYDEATFWAAYGGENYPALKRRYDGDGRLLDLYAKAVGRR, translated from the coding sequence GTGCGAGGCGCGCAGGCGCACCGGGTCGCAGTCGATCGACTGCTCGCGTCGTACCGCGCGATCCCCGCCGGGCAGCGGGTACGACTGGCCAAGCGCACGTCCAACCTGTTCCGGTCCCGCGCCGAGGGCAGGGGATCCGGTGTGGCAGGTCTGGACGTGTCCGGTCTGGACGGCGTCATCTCCATCGACACCCAGGCGCGCACCGCCGACGTCCAGGCGATGTGCACCTACGAGACGCTGGTCGCGGCCACGCTGCCGTACGGGCTGATGCCCACGGTCGTGCCCCAGCTGAAGACGATCACCCTGGGCGGGGCGGTGACCGGGCTGGGCATCGAGTCCAGCTCGTTCCGCGACGGCCTGCCGCACGAGGCGGTGCTGGAGCTCGACATCCTCACCGGCGACGGCAACCTCGTCACCGCCCGGCCCGAGGGTGAGCACGCCGACCTCTACCGCGGTTTCCCCAACTCCTACGGCACCCTCGGCTACGCCACCCGTCTGCGCATCGAGCTGGTGCCGGTGCAGGCCGCGGTGGCCCTGCGCCACGTGCGCTTCGGTGACCTCGACGAGCTGGCCGCCGCGATCGGCACCATCAGCACGGCCCGTGAGTGGGAGGGCACCGAGGTCGACTTCCTCGACGGCGTGGTCTTCTCCGCCACCGAGGCCTACCTCACCCTCGGCACCTGGACCGACGACCTCTCCGACCTGAGCGACTACACCGGTCAGCACACCTACTACCGGTCGATCCAGTACCGCTCCACCGACAAGCTCACGATCCACGACTACCTGTGGCGCTGGGACAGCGACTGGTTCTGGTGCTCGTCGGCCTTCGGTGCCCAGAACCCGGCGGTCCGTAAGTACTGGCCGGCCAAGTACCGCCGCAGCGACGTCTACCACCGGCTGGTCGGACTGGACGCGAAGTACGGATTTGTCGCCAAAGTTGATGCCTGGCGCGGTAAGCCTGCCCGCGAGCGCGTGATCCAGGACGTGGAACTCCCCGTGACGCGCACCGCGGAGTTCCTGCGCTGGTACCTCGATCACGTTCCGATGACCCCGGTCTGGCTGTGTCCGCTCCGGCTGCGCGAATCCGGCCCGGCCGGCACGCCCACCGCCGGGTCGAAGCCCTGGACGCTGTATCCGCTGCGGGCCGGCGAGACCTACGTCAACGCCGGCTTCTGGGGCACGGTCGCAATCGAGCCGGGCCGGGCCGACGGTGACAAGAACCGCGAGATCGAGGACGCGGTGGCGCAATTCGGCGGCCACAAGTCGCTCTACTCGGACGCGTACTACGACGAGGCCACGTTCTGGGCGGCCTACGGCGGCGAGAACTACCCGGCCCTCAAACGGCGCTACGACGGCGACGGACGGTTGCTGGACCTCTACGCCAAGGCAGTCGGACGCCGTTAG
- a CDS encoding SAM-dependent methyltransferase yields MDDDAQPLLLADIFDVLLAEPSPVRFTAYDGSATGPADAAITIALNTPRAAAYMATAPGSLGMARAYVTGDVQVTGVHPGNPYALLAAMDQLKWRRPDVRTALRIARSLGMKRLVPPPPPPQEALPDWRRALEGLRHSKHRDAEAIHHHYDVSNAFYELLLGDSMTYTCACYPHEDATLEEAQDNKYDLVARKLGLKPGMRLLDVGCGWGGMVRHAAKHYGVKALGVTLSAEQAEWAQQEIKRQGLEDLAEVRFSDYRDVVEGDFDAVSSIGLTEHIGVGNYPSYFEFIGSKLRPGARLLNHSITRPDNIHQPRVKGGFIDRYIFPDGELTGAGGLIVALQNSGLEMRHEESLREHYARTCYAWCENLVANWDAAVAEVGEATAKIWGLYLAGSSLGFDKRQIELHQVLAVKPDERGRSGMPLRPDWGV; encoded by the coding sequence ATGGACGACGACGCCCAGCCCCTTCTGCTGGCGGACATCTTCGACGTGCTCCTCGCGGAGCCCTCACCAGTGCGCTTCACCGCGTACGACGGGAGTGCGACCGGTCCGGCCGACGCCGCGATCACCATCGCACTGAACACGCCGCGAGCCGCCGCCTACATGGCAACAGCTCCCGGTTCGCTCGGAATGGCCCGGGCCTACGTCACCGGTGACGTTCAGGTCACCGGCGTTCATCCGGGCAATCCTTACGCTCTGTTAGCCGCCATGGATCAGCTCAAATGGCGCCGTCCGGACGTCCGCACCGCTCTGCGCATCGCCCGCAGCCTGGGCATGAAGCGGCTCGTGCCGCCGCCGCCCCCGCCGCAGGAGGCGCTTCCCGACTGGCGCCGGGCCCTGGAGGGACTGCGTCACTCCAAGCACCGTGACGCCGAGGCCATCCACCACCACTACGACGTCTCGAACGCCTTCTACGAGCTCCTGCTCGGCGACTCGATGACCTACACCTGCGCCTGCTATCCGCACGAAGACGCCACGCTCGAAGAGGCGCAGGACAACAAGTACGACCTGGTCGCCCGCAAGCTCGGGCTGAAGCCGGGCATGCGCCTGCTCGACGTGGGCTGCGGCTGGGGCGGCATGGTGCGGCACGCCGCCAAGCACTACGGCGTGAAGGCGCTGGGCGTGACGCTCTCGGCCGAGCAGGCCGAGTGGGCCCAGCAGGAGATCAAGCGGCAGGGGCTCGAAGACCTGGCCGAGGTCCGGTTCAGCGATTACCGCGACGTCGTCGAGGGCGACTTCGACGCCGTCAGCTCGATCGGCCTGACCGAGCACATCGGCGTGGGCAACTACCCGTCGTACTTCGAGTTCATCGGGAGCAAGCTGCGCCCGGGCGCCCGGCTGCTGAACCACTCGATCACCCGGCCGGACAACATCCACCAGCCGCGGGTCAAGGGTGGGTTCATCGACCGCTACATCTTCCCCGACGGTGAGCTCACCGGCGCCGGCGGCCTGATCGTCGCGCTGCAGAACTCGGGGCTGGAGATGCGCCACGAGGAGAGCCTGCGCGAGCACTACGCCCGTACCTGCTATGCCTGGTGCGAGAACCTGGTCGCGAACTGGGACGCGGCGGTCGCCGAGGTCGGCGAGGCCACGGCCAAGATCTGGGGCCTGTACCTGGCCGGGTCGAGCCTGGGCTTCGACAAGCGCCAGATCGAGCTGCACCAGGTGCTGGCCGTGAAGCCCGACGAACGCGGCCGTTCCGGTATGCCTCTGCGCCCCGACTGGGGCGTCTGA
- a CDS encoding EAL and HDOD domain-containing protein, translating to MHVARQAINDATGHLFGYELLFRSAAGATVADLDTDRATTQTILAAFAEFGAEELLGGKPGFINLTRSFLVGDLPLPFAPEAAVLEVLENIHIDREVVIGALRLASEGYRLALDDFVWSEEAEPLLAVADIVKIDVLSMTWEEVLFTVEKCRRHDVRLLAEKVENAEMYAKCIELGFELFQGYFLGRPETMSIETLSPGQQLALQLIGRLGDPNASTAEIERAVRRDPALVYRLLRIANSAAAGSTRQVSSIRDALVMVGLSRLRAWLILIALAPDSASQTAMVGALTRARTCERVAEMGRIIAPDTAFTAGLLDGIAEGLGLPSSDLLDRMPTLTPELSAALTGDATHPLRRVLTSVRAYEHEDLVEACRGPVPLQTMAEAYLQALAWTTETTRFTTVRERTPRPV from the coding sequence GTGCACGTGGCCCGCCAGGCGATCAACGACGCCACCGGCCACCTCTTTGGCTACGAGCTGCTTTTCCGCAGCGCCGCCGGAGCGACTGTGGCCGACCTGGACACCGACCGGGCCACCACGCAGACCATCCTCGCCGCCTTCGCCGAGTTCGGCGCCGAGGAACTGCTCGGCGGCAAGCCGGGGTTCATCAACCTCACCCGCAGCTTCCTGGTCGGTGACCTGCCGCTGCCCTTCGCCCCCGAGGCCGCGGTACTCGAGGTGCTGGAGAACATCCATATCGACCGTGAGGTCGTGATCGGCGCGCTCCGGCTCGCGAGCGAGGGCTACCGCCTGGCCCTCGACGACTTCGTCTGGAGCGAGGAGGCCGAGCCGCTGCTGGCGGTGGCCGACATCGTGAAGATCGATGTGCTCTCGATGACCTGGGAGGAGGTGCTCTTCACGGTCGAGAAGTGCCGTCGTCACGACGTGCGCCTGCTCGCCGAGAAGGTGGAGAACGCCGAGATGTACGCCAAGTGCATCGAGCTCGGCTTCGAGCTGTTCCAGGGATACTTCCTGGGCCGGCCGGAGACCATGTCGATCGAGACGCTCTCCCCCGGCCAGCAACTCGCGCTGCAGCTGATCGGCCGGCTGGGTGATCCGAACGCGTCCACCGCGGAGATCGAGCGGGCCGTGCGCCGTGACCCGGCGCTGGTCTACCGCCTCCTGCGGATCGCGAACTCGGCCGCCGCCGGGTCGACCCGGCAGGTGTCGTCGATCCGGGACGCACTGGTCATGGTGGGTCTGAGCCGCCTGCGCGCCTGGCTGATCCTGATCGCGCTGGCTCCTGACAGCGCCAGCCAGACCGCGATGGTGGGCGCTCTCACCCGGGCCCGCACCTGCGAGCGGGTGGCCGAGATGGGCCGGATCATCGCCCCGGACACCGCTTTCACCGCCGGTCTGCTCGACGGTATCGCCGAGGGTCTCGGTCTGCCCTCGTCCGACCTGCTCGACCGGATGCCGACGCTCACCCCCGAACTGTCGGCCGCGCTCACCGGTGACGCCACGCATCCCCTGCGCCGGGTGCTCACGTCGGTGCGGGCCTACGAGCACGAAGACCTGGTGGAGGCCTGTCGCGGTCCGGTGCCGTTGCAGACCATGGCCGAGGCCTACCTGCAGGCGCTGGCCTGGACCACGGAGACCACGCGCTTCACGACCGTGCGGGAGCGGACGCCCCGGCCCGTCTGA
- a CDS encoding CAP domain-containing protein, with the protein MSLTRLKVRPIWIAGVTAVVVGGSGAAWACNGLLSGQTDTPRSALSTSLTSLGRPTTGTRTDAEVDAARAESQDDAKTRRQRLPGTPTTSPGGTTTTGTTTTGTTTTGTTTTGGGAPATASPGNIPNDPATTSPDDTSSDGTSSDDTSPDNTSPDDTAKTSPDDTSTTSPDDTGATAPADKPTKPSSTTPPSEPDETATSEPTDPSDTSDPTDPTTGPDDQATSSPDDASSESTQPDDTATAPTDVTTKSTVDTTLAAQVITLVNQEREAAGCDVAVKANAALTRAALDHTELMRSKNTLDHQLSGEPGVGERIGAAGYTWRTFGENIAYNYGSDSASSVMDMWMKSSGHQANILNCSFEDIGVAAVEASDGRIWWTQDFGLAAS; encoded by the coding sequence ATGTCCCTGACACGTCTCAAGGTCCGGCCGATCTGGATCGCCGGCGTCACCGCCGTGGTGGTCGGCGGCAGCGGCGCCGCCTGGGCCTGCAACGGGCTCCTCAGCGGTCAGACCGACACACCCCGCTCCGCACTCAGCACCAGCCTGACCTCCCTCGGCCGGCCCACCACCGGCACCCGCACCGACGCCGAGGTCGACGCAGCGCGGGCCGAGTCTCAGGACGACGCGAAGACCAGGCGCCAACGGCTCCCCGGGACCCCGACGACCAGCCCGGGCGGGACCACCACGACCGGGACCACCACGACCGGGACCACCACGACCGGGACCACCACGACCGGTGGCGGCGCCCCGGCCACCGCGTCCCCCGGCAACATCCCGAACGACCCGGCCACCACCTCGCCGGACGACACGTCATCGGACGGCACATCGTCGGACGACACGTCACCGGACAACACGTCACCGGATGACACCGCCAAAACGTCGCCCGACGACACGAGCACGACGTCACCGGACGACACCGGCGCCACCGCACCCGCCGACAAGCCGACCAAGCCCTCCTCGACGACGCCCCCCTCGGAGCCGGATGAGACCGCGACCAGTGAGCCGACCGACCCCAGCGACACCAGCGACCCCACCGACCCGACCACCGGCCCGGACGACCAGGCCACCTCGTCCCCGGACGACGCGTCCTCCGAATCGACACAACCGGACGACACCGCGACCGCCCCGACGGACGTGACCACCAAGTCCACCGTCGACACCACCCTCGCCGCCCAGGTGATCACCCTGGTCAACCAGGAGCGTGAGGCTGCCGGCTGCGACGTCGCGGTGAAGGCGAACGCCGCCCTGACACGGGCCGCGCTCGACCACACCGAGCTGATGAGGAGCAAGAACACGCTGGACCACCAGCTGTCCGGCGAGCCGGGCGTGGGCGAGCGCATCGGCGCCGCCGGATACACCTGGCGCACCTTCGGCGAGAACATCGCCTACAACTACGGTTCCGACAGTGCCTCGAGCGTCATGGACATGTGGATGAAGAGCTCCGGCCACCAGGCCAACATCCTCAACTGCTCGTTCGAGGACATCGGTGTGGCCGCGGTCGAGGCCTCCGACGGCCGGATCTGGTGGACGCAGGACTTCGGTCTGGCGGCGTCCTGA